A window of the Microbacterium sp. LWH13-1.2 genome harbors these coding sequences:
- a CDS encoding histidine kinase gives MIRPLSRTALVLDIVGAALLFIVLTPFSVAFYGPGASGVGVDGAGAAAVIVAGLLMCGGVAVGRLAPALALVAAWAGAIVQMSASLGPLPIDLGILMVLYATAAWGSRVVLWWGFGSALFGAFVASVYLVVVTGVASGASGWDQLTTGTLLLVVSVLALGFAWVCGLLWRVVLRARRTRSAQLQAESLAAEEQERVRIARDMHDIVAHSLAVVIAQADGARYAAAAKPEMATEALGTIAQTARGALSDVRLLLTQLRHRQGDGPQPTLADLEALFAQVRQAGIEPRITVDPTPPGEPPGAIQLAVYRILQEALTNAIRHGDGAVDVHLAWLPDRVDIQVRNTVGRDQTQGSGGHGVIGMRERAQLVGGSLQAERQGVQFVVHASLPIGEAA, from the coding sequence GTGATCCGCCCGCTCTCCCGCACGGCGCTCGTTCTCGACATCGTCGGGGCGGCGCTGCTCTTCATCGTCCTCACCCCGTTCTCCGTCGCCTTCTACGGGCCGGGGGCGAGTGGGGTGGGTGTCGACGGTGCTGGCGCCGCCGCAGTCATCGTCGCGGGTCTGCTGATGTGCGGCGGCGTCGCGGTCGGCAGACTCGCCCCGGCGCTCGCTCTCGTCGCCGCCTGGGCCGGCGCGATCGTGCAGATGTCGGCGAGCCTCGGCCCGCTCCCCATCGACCTGGGGATCCTGATGGTGCTCTATGCGACCGCCGCCTGGGGCTCGCGCGTGGTTCTGTGGTGGGGCTTCGGCTCGGCGCTGTTCGGCGCATTCGTGGCATCGGTGTACCTGGTCGTGGTCACCGGGGTCGCCTCCGGCGCGAGCGGGTGGGATCAGCTGACCACCGGCACGCTGCTGCTCGTGGTCTCGGTGCTCGCGCTCGGATTCGCGTGGGTGTGCGGTCTGCTCTGGCGCGTCGTCCTGCGCGCACGGCGCACCAGGTCGGCGCAGCTGCAGGCGGAGTCGCTCGCGGCAGAGGAGCAGGAGCGCGTGCGCATCGCCCGCGACATGCACGACATCGTGGCGCACTCCCTCGCCGTCGTGATCGCGCAGGCCGACGGAGCTCGATACGCGGCGGCAGCCAAGCCCGAGATGGCCACCGAGGCGCTGGGCACCATCGCCCAGACGGCACGAGGGGCGCTGAGCGACGTGCGACTGCTGCTCACGCAGCTGCGGCACCGTCAGGGAGACGGCCCCCAGCCGACGCTGGCCGACCTCGAGGCGCTGTTCGCGCAGGTGCGCCAGGCCGGAATCGAACCGCGCATCACGGTCGATCCCACACCTCCCGGAGAACCGCCCGGAGCGATCCAGCTCGCGGTGTACCGGATCCTGCAGGAGGCGCTCACCAACGCCATCCGGCATGGCGACGGCGCGGTCGACGTGCACCTCGCCTGGCTCCCCGACCGGGTCGACATCCAGGTGCGCAACACCGTCGGCCGCGATCAGACGCAGGGGAGCGGCGGGCACGGAGTGATCGGCATGCGCGAACGCGCCCAGCTGGTCGGCGGTAGCCTTCAGGCGGAGCGCCAGGGCGTGCAGTTCGTCGTCCACGCCTCGCTCCCGATCGGAGAAGCCGCATGA
- a CDS encoding response regulator transcription factor — protein sequence MIRVVLVDDQSLFRAGIRMLLASQSDIDVVGEAGDGREAIELVRATRPDVVLMDIRMPVMDGLTATAEILGHPDPPKIVMLTTFDLDEAAARAIRQGASGFLLKDADPEFLLAAIRTVHSGSSVIAASATRELFEHFAEAPKPVPPQFASLTDREREIFALAARGLSNSEIAAREYLSEATVKTHISRILTKLTLRDRVQLVVFAFEHGLA from the coding sequence ATGATCAGAGTCGTCCTCGTCGACGATCAGTCGCTCTTCCGCGCCGGCATCCGCATGCTGCTCGCATCGCAGTCCGACATCGATGTGGTCGGTGAAGCCGGAGACGGGCGCGAGGCCATCGAACTTGTCCGCGCGACCCGACCGGACGTCGTGCTGATGGACATCAGGATGCCGGTGATGGACGGTCTCACCGCGACCGCCGAGATCCTCGGGCACCCCGACCCGCCGAAGATCGTGATGCTGACGACCTTCGACCTCGATGAGGCGGCGGCCCGCGCGATCCGTCAGGGAGCCAGCGGCTTCCTGCTGAAGGACGCGGACCCCGAGTTCCTGCTCGCCGCGATCCGGACGGTCCACTCCGGTTCGAGCGTGATCGCGGCATCCGCCACCCGCGAGCTGTTCGAGCACTTCGCCGAAGCCCCGAAACCGGTGCCCCCGCAGTTCGCGTCGCTGACCGATCGCGAGCGCGAGATCTTCGCGCTCGCCGCGAGGGGGCTGTCGAACTCCGAGATCGCCGCGCGCGAGTACCTCAGCGAGGCCACCGTGAAGACGCACATCAGCCGCATCCTGACGAAGCTGACCCTGCGCGACCGCGTGCAGCTCGTCGTGTTCGCGTTCGAGCACGGTCTCGCCTGA
- a CDS encoding ABC transporter ATP-binding protein produces the protein MEITTTDLGLAARVQHLDKTYGAGEGTVRALDDVSVGIRRGQFTAIMGPSGSGKSTLMHIMAGLDTPTRGRAWIGDTEITGLGDLDLTILRRRRVGFIFQAFNLVPTLTALGNIMLPFELDGRRPSAIEKARIDGLIETLGLGSRLQHRPHQLSGGQQQRVAIARALATAPDLVFADEPTGNLDSKTGREVLQLLATASREHGQSIAMVTHDAIAASHADRVLFLGDGRIVADHPRQSAEEISAYMLAAEVAA, from the coding sequence ATGGAGATCACGACCACCGACCTCGGGCTCGCGGCCCGCGTCCAGCACCTCGACAAGACCTACGGCGCCGGCGAGGGAACCGTCCGCGCGCTCGACGACGTCAGCGTCGGCATCCGCCGCGGTCAGTTCACCGCGATCATGGGCCCGTCCGGCTCGGGCAAGTCCACGCTCATGCACATCATGGCGGGCCTCGACACCCCCACACGGGGACGAGCCTGGATCGGAGACACCGAGATCACCGGCCTCGGCGACCTCGATCTGACGATCCTGCGCCGCCGCCGCGTCGGCTTCATCTTCCAGGCCTTCAATCTGGTGCCGACCCTCACTGCGCTCGGAAACATCATGCTGCCGTTCGAACTCGACGGCCGGCGCCCCAGCGCCATCGAGAAGGCCCGCATCGACGGACTGATCGAGACGCTCGGCCTCGGCTCCCGGCTGCAGCACCGTCCGCATCAGCTCTCGGGAGGGCAGCAGCAGCGCGTCGCGATCGCGAGAGCCCTCGCCACCGCGCCCGATCTCGTCTTCGCGGACGAACCCACCGGGAACCTCGACTCCAAGACCGGGCGGGAGGTGCTGCAGCTGCTGGCCACGGCGAGCCGCGAGCACGGGCAGTCGATCGCGATGGTGACCCACGACGCGATCGCGGCCAGCCACGCGGACCGCGTGCTCTTCCTCGGTGACGGACGCATCGTCGCCGACCACCCCCGGCAGAGCGCCGAGGAGATCTCGGCCTACATGCTCGCCGCCGAGGTGGCGGCATGA
- a CDS encoding FtsX-like permease family protein, with the protein MSAVIDSPARTVVPQTAATGPRLGWLRDRGMGASILVAALSAAFGVVLVETTAYLGAVLQADPFIGDSETLAFIVGLLSILLTGVAMYVAAIVTANTFSTIIAGRTRQIALMRLIGATARSQRAEVGKQGFVVGVIGAGLGLLVGLGIAAIGVQIGSGLIANVPEGFSLAQPFIALPAVGVALTTWAAAWAGSRRVLAVTPLQAIGGSVERSHEEVSRAGRHIGAWVLLVSGAILLAAGVVVGLVHPLGVVVAFFGGLLSFTGLALGSVLFMPPVLRLVGRMFGSSATARLAAENALRYPERSSRMAIGVVMGVTLVTMFAVALESVKQMLIGQVEGEIPAEFFTPFDAFAAVMMVLVAVSAVIAAVGLVNLLTIGVVQRRRELGLLRSIGLSNGQVRRMVLLEATHITVAATLTGLVLGIVYGWIAAQSLLGSTPTLPDFEPAGLVAPHVPWLPIAIIIVATAVLTLVAAATPTRLATRVAPVEALAAD; encoded by the coding sequence ATGAGCGCCGTCATCGACTCACCGGCCCGCACGGTCGTGCCGCAGACCGCGGCGACCGGGCCGCGCCTGGGGTGGCTGCGCGACCGCGGCATGGGGGCCAGCATTCTCGTCGCCGCTCTCTCTGCCGCCTTCGGAGTGGTGCTGGTCGAGACCACCGCCTACCTGGGCGCAGTGCTGCAGGCCGACCCGTTCATCGGAGACAGCGAGACCCTCGCCTTCATCGTCGGTCTGCTTTCGATCCTGCTCACGGGCGTCGCGATGTATGTCGCGGCGATCGTCACCGCCAACACGTTCTCGACGATCATCGCCGGCCGCACGCGTCAGATCGCGCTCATGCGCCTGATCGGCGCGACCGCTCGGTCGCAGCGTGCAGAGGTGGGGAAGCAGGGATTCGTCGTCGGCGTCATCGGCGCAGGCCTGGGGCTGCTCGTGGGACTGGGGATCGCCGCGATCGGCGTGCAGATCGGCAGCGGTCTGATCGCGAACGTGCCGGAGGGCTTCTCGCTCGCACAGCCGTTCATCGCGCTGCCTGCCGTGGGTGTCGCCCTGACCACGTGGGCCGCCGCCTGGGCCGGATCCCGCAGGGTCCTCGCGGTCACGCCGCTGCAGGCGATCGGCGGCTCGGTCGAGCGCAGCCACGAAGAGGTCTCTCGCGCCGGTCGCCACATCGGTGCCTGGGTGCTGCTGGTGTCGGGCGCGATCCTCCTCGCGGCGGGCGTGGTGGTGGGGCTGGTGCATCCGCTCGGTGTCGTCGTCGCCTTCTTCGGAGGACTGCTGTCGTTCACAGGGCTCGCGCTCGGCTCGGTGCTGTTCATGCCGCCCGTGCTGCGGCTGGTGGGGCGGATGTTCGGATCGAGCGCCACCGCGCGGCTCGCCGCCGAGAACGCGCTGCGCTACCCCGAGCGGTCGTCTCGCATGGCGATCGGCGTGGTCATGGGCGTCACGCTCGTCACGATGTTCGCCGTCGCGCTCGAGTCGGTCAAGCAGATGCTGATCGGCCAGGTCGAGGGCGAGATCCCCGCGGAGTTCTTCACCCCGTTCGACGCGTTCGCCGCCGTGATGATGGTCCTCGTGGCCGTGTCGGCGGTCATCGCGGCCGTCGGACTCGTCAACCTGCTCACGATCGGGGTGGTGCAGCGCCGCCGCGAACTCGGTCTGCTGCGATCGATCGGCCTGTCCAACGGACAGGTGCGCCGCATGGTGCTGCTCGAGGCGACGCACATCACGGTCGCTGCCACTCTGACCGGTCTCGTCCTCGGCATCGTCTACGGATGGATCGCTGCCCAGTCGCTGCTCGGCTCCACGCCCACGCTCCCGGACTTCGAACCGGCGGGGCTCGTCGCACCGCACGTGCCCTGGCTGCCGATCGCGATCATCATCGTGGCGACCGCCGTGCTCACCCTGGTCGCCGCGGCCACGCCGACCCGACTCGCCACCCGTGTGGCCCCTGTCGAGGCGCTCGCCGCCGACTGA
- a CDS encoding 2-phosphosulfolactate phosphatase: MPSPFDQSTYQVRLDWGVEGLDRLASADVVVVVDVLRFSSTVGDAVASGSTVSLEDAVGWSRNGAAVAARAGGSVVLVGSLRNASAVARAVATLQERRQARTSVAVIAAGEADAAGAVRFAVEDHLGAGAVISALTDLGIDHTAPDAAVAAEGFRALKRALRHMISASGSAREIAEGVDATERITSAGLVPTSTVAAAELDAHDVVPELRDGLFVAFH; the protein is encoded by the coding sequence ATGCCGTCTCCGTTCGATCAGTCCACGTATCAGGTGCGCCTCGACTGGGGCGTCGAGGGGCTCGACCGTCTCGCGTCCGCCGATGTCGTCGTGGTCGTCGACGTCCTGCGCTTCTCGTCGACGGTCGGGGATGCGGTCGCATCTGGATCCACGGTCTCTCTCGAGGACGCCGTCGGTTGGTCCCGCAATGGTGCCGCGGTCGCCGCACGTGCGGGCGGCTCGGTGGTGCTCGTCGGCAGCCTCCGCAACGCCTCGGCCGTGGCGCGCGCCGTGGCGACGCTGCAGGAACGCAGGCAGGCCCGCACCTCGGTCGCCGTGATCGCCGCGGGAGAGGCGGATGCTGCAGGGGCCGTGCGCTTCGCAGTGGAGGACCACCTCGGGGCCGGTGCCGTCATCTCAGCGTTGACTGACCTCGGCATCGACCACACCGCGCCGGACGCGGCGGTCGCCGCTGAAGGATTCCGGGCTCTCAAGAGGGCTCTGCGGCATATGATCAGCGCCAGCGGATCGGCGCGCGAGATCGCGGAAGGTGTGGACGCGACCGAGCGGATCACATCGGCAGGGCTCGTCCCCACGTCGACCGTCGCCGCCGCCGAACTCGACGCGCACGATGTCGTCCCCGAGCTCCGCGACGGACTGTTCGTCGCCTTCCACTGA
- a CDS encoding DUF3054 domain-containing protein gives MRFVPALVLDAVLVLIFAVIGRASHDEDPGGFLLTAWPFIVALLVGHLAAALLPGRPRRPWSLAWGAVVWAVTVVGGMLLRVASGDTAQMAFIIVATLVLGVFLVGWRAVAALLRRRAARARDAGQPDDAIDESKDDVLPADESAVDAEQSTDEPTPEVDPKNDRESR, from the coding sequence ATGAGGTTCGTCCCCGCTCTCGTCCTCGACGCCGTCCTGGTGCTCATCTTCGCCGTGATCGGTCGTGCGTCGCACGACGAGGACCCCGGCGGATTCCTGCTGACCGCCTGGCCCTTCATCGTCGCGCTCCTCGTCGGCCACCTCGCCGCCGCGCTGCTTCCGGGCAGGCCGCGCCGGCCCTGGTCGCTCGCCTGGGGCGCGGTCGTCTGGGCCGTCACGGTCGTCGGAGGGATGCTCCTTCGCGTCGCCTCGGGCGATACGGCCCAGATGGCCTTCATCATCGTCGCGACACTGGTGCTCGGCGTCTTCCTGGTCGGCTGGCGGGCCGTGGCAGCACTGCTCCGTCGCCGTGCGGCGCGTGCCCGCGACGCCGGGCAGCCCGACGACGCAATCGACGAATCGAAGGATGACGTGCTCCCCGCCGACGAAAGCGCCGTCGATGCGGAGCAGTCGACGGATGAGCCGACGCCCGAGGTCGATCCGAAGAACGACCGCGAATCGCGCTGA
- a CDS encoding SprT-like domain-containing protein, which translates to MAELDRVRVWGEALITLHLDDSWSFGFDHAKRRAGQCDYTKKRITVSRYLAARFDDDEIHQVLLHEVAHALAGHEAAHGSAWKRVARELGYVGGTTHHGETAVELAPWVGECPSGHITYRHRRPSRATSCARCSRSYDARYLFEWTRREITADTRIAAQMSR; encoded by the coding sequence ATGGCGGAACTTGACCGGGTGCGCGTCTGGGGCGAGGCACTGATCACGCTGCATCTCGACGACAGCTGGTCTTTCGGCTTCGACCACGCGAAGCGACGCGCAGGACAGTGCGATTACACGAAGAAGCGCATCACCGTGTCGCGCTACCTCGCGGCTCGGTTCGACGACGACGAGATCCATCAGGTGCTGCTGCACGAGGTCGCGCACGCGCTGGCCGGGCACGAGGCAGCGCACGGATCTGCATGGAAACGAGTGGCCCGCGAACTCGGCTACGTCGGCGGAACGACCCACCACGGCGAGACGGCGGTCGAGCTCGCGCCGTGGGTGGGCGAATGCCCCTCGGGCCACATCACCTACCGCCATCGGCGCCCGTCACGGGCGACATCGTGCGCGCGGTGCTCGCGGTCGTACGACGCGCGTTATCTCTTCGAGTGGACGCGCCGCGAGATCACGGCCGACACTCGGATCGCCGCGCAGATGTCGCGCTGA
- a CDS encoding fused MFS/spermidine synthase codes for MGRTRARDTEHPQARLDHGGIARIVPSEFTSGFELIVDDTPQSHVDLDDPTHLHFEYIVRMGAVIDQLPSGPLTAVHLGAGALTIPRYIDATRPGSRQQVIELEAPLATLVREHLPLPKGAAIRLRIGDAREGVKRLPAAIVGSCDLVVSDVYSGAQTPAHLTSLEFYRELADLLSPGGVLLVNVADGPGLAFARRQVATIAEVLPEIGVLADTQVLKGRRFGNLVIAASAAPLPTEWLPRLLAAGPHPAKIAQGAEVTAFVQGARVVTDADAVASPRPDASLFLR; via the coding sequence ATGGGCCGGACGCGAGCACGAGACACCGAGCATCCTCAGGCCCGACTCGACCACGGCGGCATCGCGCGCATCGTGCCGTCGGAGTTCACGAGCGGGTTCGAGCTCATCGTCGACGACACCCCGCAGTCGCACGTCGACCTCGACGACCCCACGCATCTGCACTTCGAGTACATCGTGCGCATGGGCGCGGTGATCGACCAGCTGCCGTCCGGCCCTCTCACCGCCGTGCATCTCGGCGCCGGCGCTCTGACCATCCCCCGCTACATCGATGCCACGAGGCCAGGCTCCCGCCAGCAGGTCATCGAGCTCGAGGCACCGCTGGCGACCCTCGTGCGCGAGCACCTGCCGCTGCCCAAGGGCGCCGCGATCCGACTGCGGATCGGCGACGCGCGCGAGGGCGTCAAGCGACTGCCTGCGGCGATCGTCGGCAGCTGCGACCTCGTCGTCTCGGACGTCTACTCGGGCGCGCAGACGCCCGCCCACCTGACCAGCCTGGAGTTCTACCGCGAGCTCGCGGATCTCCTCTCCCCCGGCGGCGTCCTGCTCGTGAACGTCGCAGACGGCCCCGGCCTCGCGTTCGCCCGCCGACAGGTCGCGACGATCGCAGAGGTGCTTCCGGAGATCGGCGTCCTCGCCGACACGCAGGTACTGAAGGGGCGACGCTTCGGCAACCTGGTGATCGCCGCCTCTGCCGCGCCGCTGCCCACCGAATGGCTGCCGAGGTTACTCGCCGCAGGCCCGCACCCTGCCAAGATCGCTCAGGGCGCCGAGGTGACCGCCTTCGTGCAGGGTGCACGGGTGGTGACGGATGCGGATGCCGTGGCATCCCCTCGTCCGGACGCATCGCTCTTCCTGCGCTGA
- a CDS encoding LCP family protein has translation MSGALDDAKRTTVARHADLPTPSALSTFLKLLGVALSVLLVSSIAVAGFVFVDVLNRVGEGAVALEDDAEVAPPSLGAYPSDKAFSILIVGTDECGEVSTQLLGERCEKIEEGSRNDVNLLVHVSAAPRNVTVVSFPRDLMVEVPECTRDDGSTASSMAKAPLNSLFDHAGISCIAKTVGDLSGIPIEFAAKISFDGVIAITDAIGGVEVCVAGEGIRDSQAGIDLPVGTHTVSGANALAFIRTRHGVGDESDLARISNQQQYMSRLAKKILSAETLTDPSKVLRLMNTVADNIVPSESLSNALTLTQLALALKDVRFSDFVFVQYPNLDDPDNPGIKVVPDYDAAEPLWAALIAGEPITLSGDVATNRSVELATPPATEEAPETAETAAPTEAPETRATLPPEISGQSVDQDTCSVGNQAK, from the coding sequence ATGTCAGGGGCTCTCGACGACGCGAAGCGCACCACGGTCGCGCGCCATGCCGACCTCCCGACACCCAGTGCGCTGTCCACCTTCCTCAAGCTCCTCGGCGTCGCCCTGAGCGTGCTGCTCGTCTCCTCGATCGCCGTGGCCGGCTTCGTCTTCGTCGACGTGCTGAACAGGGTCGGCGAGGGCGCGGTCGCACTGGAGGACGACGCGGAGGTGGCTCCTCCGTCGCTCGGGGCATATCCGAGCGACAAGGCCTTCAGCATCCTGATCGTCGGCACCGACGAGTGCGGAGAGGTCTCGACGCAGTTGCTCGGCGAACGCTGCGAGAAGATCGAGGAGGGCTCCCGAAACGATGTGAATCTGCTCGTGCACGTCTCAGCGGCTCCCCGCAACGTCACCGTCGTGTCGTTTCCCCGCGACCTGATGGTCGAGGTTCCCGAGTGCACGCGCGACGACGGTTCGACCGCGTCGTCTATGGCGAAGGCGCCGTTGAACTCCCTCTTCGACCATGCGGGCATCTCATGCATCGCGAAGACGGTCGGCGACCTCAGCGGCATCCCCATCGAGTTCGCGGCCAAGATCAGCTTCGACGGCGTGATCGCGATCACCGATGCGATCGGCGGGGTCGAGGTGTGCGTCGCCGGCGAGGGGATCCGCGATTCGCAGGCGGGCATCGACCTGCCCGTGGGGACCCACACCGTCTCGGGAGCGAACGCCCTCGCCTTCATCCGCACCAGACACGGTGTGGGCGACGAGAGCGACCTCGCCCGCATCTCGAACCAGCAGCAGTACATGTCGCGTCTCGCGAAGAAGATCCTCAGCGCCGAGACTCTCACCGATCCGTCGAAGGTGCTGCGGCTGATGAACACGGTCGCCGACAACATCGTGCCGAGCGAGTCGCTCAGCAACGCACTCACCCTCACCCAGCTCGCGCTGGCGCTGAAGGACGTGCGGTTCTCGGACTTCGTCTTCGTGCAGTACCCGAACCTCGACGATCCCGACAACCCGGGGATCAAGGTCGTTCCCGACTACGACGCGGCCGAGCCTCTCTGGGCGGCGCTGATCGCCGGCGAGCCGATCACGCTCTCGGGCGACGTCGCGACGAACCGCAGCGTCGAACTCGCGACCCCGCCCGCCACCGAGGAGGCCCCCGAGACGGCGGAGACCGCCGCTCCGACGGAGGCGCCAGAGACCCGCGCGACGCTGCCTCCGGAGATCTCGGGTCAGAGCGTCGATCAGGACACCTGCTCGGTCGGCAACCAGGCGAAGTGA
- a CDS encoding sugar ABC transporter substrate-binding protein, protein MHKRILPAVALGAVATLGLAACAGGGADNGGAVDGEGQELTVWIMKGTNPDASAFYDEVSDAFEDETGATVKIEEIQWADAHDRFVTSIAGGTTPDIAETGTTWTAEFADAGALEPLDEYVDAEKGLRDDLVEGLAVAGTYEDELYGMPWYAGVRSIVYRTDVFEELGLEAPKTWDDIVTAGEAIKAAKPDMLPFPVAGDAEFQVYPWVWGAGGEVATLDGKTWTSELDSKESQAGIEFYTGLATEHGFSSAGATTWKETDLRDSFTQGNVAMMLSGSWTPKALIEANPELEGKIGAAVIPGEDGGIAPSVLGGSHLSVFNTTENADLAWEFVKLMTTGEFAEKWADETGYFPGVQSAMEEALASTDPLVAPFAQQMVEGGASVPVTPNFGAVQAKKTTNSMIQAILSGQKDVATATKDAAAEMTDLLNQ, encoded by the coding sequence ATGCACAAGCGCATTCTTCCGGCCGTGGCGCTCGGCGCCGTGGCCACCCTGGGCCTGGCGGCCTGTGCCGGCGGTGGCGCCGACAACGGTGGAGCCGTCGACGGAGAGGGCCAGGAACTCACCGTCTGGATCATGAAGGGCACCAACCCCGACGCGAGCGCGTTCTACGACGAGGTCTCGGACGCCTTCGAAGACGAGACCGGAGCCACGGTCAAGATCGAGGAGATCCAGTGGGCCGACGCCCACGACCGCTTCGTCACGTCGATCGCCGGTGGCACCACGCCCGACATCGCCGAGACCGGCACCACCTGGACTGCGGAGTTCGCCGATGCAGGCGCGCTCGAGCCGCTCGATGAGTACGTCGACGCCGAGAAGGGTCTGCGCGACGACCTCGTCGAGGGCCTCGCGGTCGCCGGCACCTACGAGGACGAGCTCTACGGCATGCCGTGGTACGCCGGTGTCCGTTCGATCGTCTACCGCACCGACGTGTTCGAGGAGCTCGGTCTCGAGGCTCCGAAGACCTGGGATGACATCGTCACTGCGGGTGAGGCCATCAAGGCGGCCAAGCCCGACATGCTGCCCTTCCCCGTCGCCGGAGACGCCGAGTTCCAGGTCTACCCCTGGGTCTGGGGTGCGGGTGGCGAGGTCGCGACCCTCGACGGCAAGACCTGGACGAGCGAGCTCGACAGCAAGGAGTCGCAGGCCGGCATCGAGTTCTACACGGGACTCGCGACCGAGCACGGCTTCTCGTCGGCCGGTGCCACCACCTGGAAGGAGACGGACCTCCGTGACTCGTTCACGCAGGGCAACGTCGCCATGATGCTCTCGGGCTCGTGGACCCCGAAGGCTCTGATCGAGGCGAACCCCGAGCTCGAGGGCAAGATCGGCGCCGCCGTGATCCCCGGTGAGGACGGCGGAATCGCTCCGTCCGTGCTCGGCGGCTCGCACCTGTCCGTCTTCAACACGACCGAGAACGCCGACCTCGCGTGGGAGTTCGTCAAGCTCATGACCACGGGTGAGTTCGCCGAGAAGTGGGCGGACGAGACCGGGTACTTCCCCGGAGTCCAGTCGGCGATGGAAGAGGCGCTGGCCTCCACCGATCCGCTCGTCGCTCCGTTCGCGCAGCAGATGGTCGAGGGTGGCGCATCCGTGCCGGTGACCCCGAACTTCGGCGCGGTCCAGGCCAAGAAGACCACCAACTCGATGATCCAGGCGATCCTCAGCGGGCAGAAGGATGTCGCCACGGCGACGAAGGATGCCGCTGCTGAGATGACCGATCTGCTCAACCAGTAA
- a CDS encoding sugar ABC transporter permease: MSMVQAPLPATKAESSSASVAGGRPPKRGLSLLTARPWLLLAPGLVILAVLMLWPLIQVFIFSLQDYGLREINTGENNWIGVDNYVEALTNPTLWTVVLPNTVGFAAVAVFVTVAVGTLVALLLAKLGTVWRTIVSSCIMVAWAMPAVTGTYVWTFIFDADRGIFNTVLQDLGLMDDPVNWFTNQWSFYAIVLLNVVHHGFPFVAITVLAGLLGVSKEMLEAAALDGANAWMRFWKIIFPTLKPVFSVVIILSTIWDFKVFAQVYLMPGGGGGNRSVLNLGVWSYVESFGQNRYGFGAALAVLLTLVLIGITIVYIRSLMKEDEL; the protein is encoded by the coding sequence ATGTCGATGGTGCAAGCGCCACTGCCGGCCACGAAGGCGGAGTCCTCCTCCGCCTCCGTGGCCGGCGGCCGGCCGCCCAAGCGAGGACTCTCGCTGCTGACGGCCCGCCCCTGGCTCCTCCTCGCCCCTGGCCTGGTCATCCTCGCGGTGCTCATGCTCTGGCCGCTCATCCAGGTCTTCATCTTCTCGCTGCAGGATTACGGCCTGCGCGAGATCAACACCGGCGAGAACAACTGGATCGGCGTCGACAACTACGTCGAGGCGCTCACCAATCCGACACTCTGGACGGTCGTGCTCCCGAACACCGTCGGCTTCGCCGCTGTCGCCGTGTTCGTCACCGTCGCCGTGGGAACGCTCGTCGCCCTGCTGCTCGCGAAGCTCGGCACCGTCTGGCGCACGATCGTCTCCAGCTGCATCATGGTGGCCTGGGCGATGCCCGCGGTCACCGGCACCTACGTCTGGACGTTCATCTTCGATGCCGACCGCGGCATCTTCAACACCGTCCTGCAGGACCTCGGTCTGATGGACGACCCGGTGAACTGGTTCACGAACCAGTGGTCGTTCTACGCCATCGTCCTGCTGAACGTGGTGCACCACGGATTCCCGTTCGTCGCGATCACGGTGCTCGCCGGTCTCCTGGGCGTCTCGAAGGAGATGCTGGAGGCGGCGGCCCTCGACGGCGCCAACGCCTGGATGCGCTTCTGGAAGATCATCTTCCCCACTCTCAAGCCCGTCTTCTCGGTCGTGATCATCCTGTCGACGATCTGGGACTTCAAGGTCTTCGCGCAGGTCTACCTGATGCCCGGCGGAGGAGGCGGCAACCGGTCGGTGCTCAACCTCGGTGTCTGGTCGTATGTCGAGTCCTTCGGTCAGAACCGTTACGGGTTCGGTGCCGCTCTCGCCGTGCTCCTCACCCTCGTGCTGATCGGCATCACGATCGTGTACATCCGTTCGCTCATGAAGGAGGACGAGCTGTGA